In Equus przewalskii isolate Varuska chromosome 15, EquPr2, whole genome shotgun sequence, a single genomic region encodes these proteins:
- the AGTR1 gene encoding type-1 angiotensin II receptor, translating to MMLNSSTEEGIKRIQDDCPKAGRHNYIFVMIPTLYSIIFVIGIFGNSLVVIVIYFYMKLKTVASVFLLNLALADLCFLMTLPLWAVYTAMEYRWPFGNYLCKIASASVSFNLYASVFLLTCLSIDRYLAIVHPMKSRLRRTMLVAKVTCIIIWTLAGLASLPTIIHRNVFFIENTNVTVCAFHYEFQNSTLPIGLGLTKNILGFLFPFLIILTSYTLIWKTLKKAYEIQKNKPRNDDIFKIIMAIVLFFFFSWVPHQIFTFLDVLIQLGIIHDCKITDIVDTAMPITICIAYFNNCLNPLFYGFLGKKFKKYFLQLLKYIPPKAKSHSSLSTKMSTLSYRPSDNGSSSKKPAPCIEVE from the coding sequence ATGATGCTCAACTCTTCCACTGAAGAGGGTATTAAAAGAATCCAGGATGACTGTCCCAAAGCTGGAAGGCACAATTACATATTTGTCATGATCCCTACTTTATACAGCATCATCTTTGTGATCGGAATATTCGGAAACAGCTTGGTGGTGATTGTCATTTACTTTTACATGAAACTAAAGACCGTGgccagtgtttttcttttgaatttagcACTGGCTGATTTATGCTTTTTAATGACTTTGCCACTATGGGCTGTCTACACTGCTATGGAATACCGCTGGCCCTTCGGCAATTACCTATGTAAGATTGCTTCAGCCAGCGTCAGTTTCAACCTCTATGCCAGTGTGTTTCTACTCACGTGTCTGAGCATTGATCGCTACCTGGCTATTGTTCACCCGATGAAGTCCCGCCTGCGGCGCACGATGCTTGTGGCCAAAGTCACCTGCATCATTATTTGGACGCTAGCCGGCTTGGCCAGTTTGCCAACTATAATCCACCGCAATGTATTTTTCATCGAGAACACCAATGTCACAGTTTGTGCTTTCCATTATGAATTCCAAAATTCAACCCTCCCTATAGGGCTAGGCCTAACCAAGAATATACTGggtttcttgtttcctttcctgaTCATTCTTACAAGTTATACTCTTATTTGGAAGACCCTAAAGAAGGCTTATGAAATTCAAAAGAACAAGCCAAGAAATGATGATATTTTCAAGATAATTATGGcaattgtgcttttctttttcttttcctgggttCCCCACCAAATATTCACTTTTCTGGATGTATTGATTCAGCTGGGCATCATACATGACTGTAAAATTACAGATATTGTTGACACTGCCATGCCCATCACGATTTGCATAGCTTATTTTAACAATTGCCTTAATCCTCTCTTTTATGGCTTTCTtggcaagaaatttaaaaaatattttctccagcttCTGAAATACATTCCCCCAAAGGCCAAATCCCACTCAAGCCTATCAACCAAGATGAGCACGCTTTCCTACCGCCCCTCAGACAACGGAagctcctccaagaagcctgCCCCGTGTATTGAGGTCGAGTGA